In Uranotaenia lowii strain MFRU-FL unplaced genomic scaffold, ASM2978415v1 HiC_scaffold_148, whole genome shotgun sequence, a single genomic region encodes these proteins:
- the LOC129759393 gene encoding uncharacterized protein LOC129759393, translating to MLPRRRLVEQVLLVFLAFYSQAQGKVDAGYQMQARSCGIPQIPSFEELVVRGQNARRGEWPWHAGLYHGRTKYVCGGTLISEFFVATAAHCLYDETNEQFVGTRGILVRLGVHQLERALSDNAVQTRFVSRIIRSPDFDRTTLKNDIALLQMRDPARFTNYVYPACVNRRGLVGKIGTAIGWGRTEESELASTLKMATLPVIDDIDCLGSDRAHFGTMLNPGMLCAGRRNGTTVCNGDSGGGLFFNRNGVWFLGGIISFKKPRPGDNICVSDGYAGFTNVAKYLSWMTNVTYIDFATDDFITLSSQSKNKRALIYNYRSIADEKCAEYQQEKQKSTNVEGSVVFIYDGDYQTCLANIISTRFLLSTSRCIRFRIEEAHLSARFPKEKLTVSIVDPIFPPNYPLQGYARSPIMLIDLRRNYDNLLPSISCLWSDPNEITLESLDELGFPAKIDNRMRTALTLTESEDETQIVTSSQFPCDYNRNILGVRLDAKKRNETFYRMVGPLVNCEESRYARLDPFLDWITLMVWPEKSPVDYFAQYIQKNKETLEEVYERVKDKGKDLTNYLINTDDGLHIIGDAVRYYAEHSESIHRDVSNVYNVINENRDKIGDFFKNLFERL from the exons ATGCTGCCGCGAAGACGACTGGTGGAACAAGTACTTCTGGTGTTTTTGGCGTTTTACTCCCAGGCGCAAGGAAAAGTTGATGCAGGTTATCAGATGCAGGCGCGTAGCTGTGGAATTCCGCAGATACCGTCGTTTGAGGAGTTGGTAGTACGAGGACAGAATGCCCGCCGAGGAGAGTGGCCTTGGCATGCCGGATTGTACCACGGAAGGACAAAGTACGTCTGTGGGGGAACTCTGATAAGCGAATTTTTCGTGGCAACAGCGGCTCATTGCCTGTACGATGAAACCAATGAACAGTTTGTTGGCACTCGAGGAATCCTGGTACGTTTGGGGGTCCACCAGCTGGAACGGGCACTGTCTGACAATGCTGTTCAAACGCGTTTTGTTTCGAGAATCATTCGGAGCCCTGATTTCGATCGAACTACGCTGAAAAATGATATCGCGCTGCTGCAAATGAGAGATCCCGCACGGTTTACCAATTACGTGTACCCGGCTTGTGTCAATCGTCGAGGATTGGTAGGAAAGATCGGAACAGCTATTGGTTGGGGAAGAACCGAGGAAAGTGAGCTGGCCTCGACGCTGAAAATGGCAACATTGCCAGTGATAGATGATATAGATTGCTTGGGAAGCGATCGAGCTCACTTCGGAACCATGCTGAACCCGGGAATGCTATGTGCCGGGCGGAGAAACGGAACCACAGTTTGCAACGGGGACAGTGGCGGAGGATTGTTCTTCAACCGCAATGGTGTTTGGTTTTTGGGTGGGATAATTTCGTTCAAAAAGCCAAGACCGGGTGACAACATTTGTGTGTCCGATGGCTACGCCGGTTTCACCAATGTGGCCAAGTACCTGTCCTGGATGACCAATGTGACGTACATCGATTTCGCGACCGATGACTTTATAACCCTGTCGTCGCAATCGAAGAATAAACGGGCATTGATTTACAACTACAGAAGTATCGCGGATGAAA AGTGCGCGGAGTACCAGCAAGAAAAGCAGAAATCAACAAACGTGGAGGGCAGCGTAGTTTTTATCTATGACGGTGACTATCAGACATGTCTGGCCAACATTATCAGTACCCGTTTTTTACTTAGCACCAGTCGCTGTATACGTTTCAGAATAGAAGAAG CCCACTTGAGTGCCAGATTTCCGAAGGAAAAACTCACTGTATCAATAGTGGACCCGATTTTTCCACCAAATTACCCATTGCAAGGATATGCCAGAAGCCCTATAATGCTGATTGATTTACGGAGAAACTACGACAA CCTATTGCCATCCATTTCCTGCCTCTGGTCGGATCCCAACGAAATCACCCTGGAAAGTTTGGATGAATTGGGATTTCCGGCCAAGATCGACAACCGGATGCGGACCGCGCTAACCTTAACCGAATCGGAAGACGAAACGCAGATAGTGACCTCCAGTCAGTTTCCGTGCGACTACAACCGGAACATTCTTGGGGTTCGTTTGGACGCaaagaaacgaaacgaaacatTCTACCGAATGGTCGGTCCTCTGGTTAACTGCGAAGAGTCCCGCTATGCCCGGCTGGATCCGTTCCTGGACTGGATCACATTGATGGTTTGGCCCGAAAAAAGCCCAGTCGATTATTTCGCCCAGTATATTCAGAAAAACAAGGAAACCTTGGAGGAAGTTTATGAAAGGGTGAAGGACAAAGGGAAGGATCTTACGAACTATCTAATAAACACTGACGACGGCTTGCATATAATTGGCGATGCCGTACGCTATTATGCGGAACACTCCGAAAGCATCCACAGAGATGTTTCGAACGTCTACAATGTTATAAATGAGAACCGGGATAAGATCGgtgacttttttaaaaatctatttgaaaggCTATAA